From the genome of Colletotrichum destructivum chromosome 10, complete sequence, one region includes:
- a CDS encoding Putative CAP domain-containing protein produces the protein MHFSAITALGLGLLAAHATAIAVPVKRDVGLSLPVTVTVTDTPLPVTVTITTPVTVTATVSISVTAGSNSTTNSTTISSTTSVTSTTSITTTTVLSIAVSTAVSATSAVPTTPPALPTPETPETPETPSTAGLTADQQRALDLHNTYRAEVGSPPLTWDAGLAESAQAWANHLTTVGSLVHDKNPGGQGENLALQSGGTDTYYANGVQLWLNEKSLYDGQPIRREGTPNYMDYGHYTQAVWKSTTKVGLALATDAKGTAYVVARYSPAGNL, from the exons ATGCACTTCTCCGCCATCACAGCACTCGGCTTGGGCCTCCTGGCCGCCCACGCCACGGCTATTGCCGTCCCTGTCAAGAGGGACGTCGGTCTCAGCCTCCCCGTGACCGTGACCGTGACCGACACGCCTCTCCCCGTCACTGTGACCATCACGACGCCtgtcaccgtcaccgccacCGTGTCCATCTCGGTGACGGCGGGTAGCAACTCAACGACCAACTCAACGACCATCTCGTCAACCACGTCCGTCACGTCCACTACATCcatcacgacgacgaccgttCTCTCGATCGCCGTCTCGACAGCCGTCTCAGCCACCTCGGCCGTTCCCACGACGCCCCCGGCGCTCCCGACGCCCGAGACGCCCGAGACgcccgagacgccgtcgaccgccgGGCTGACCGCTGACCAGCAGAGGGCCCTCGATCTCCACAACACCTATCGTGCCGAGGTCGGCAGCCCGCCGCTGACCTGGGACGCCGGGCTCGCCGAGAGTGCGCAGGCGTGGGCCAACCACCTCACGACCGTCGGCAGCCTCGTGCACGACAAGAACCcgggcggccagggcgagaACCTGGCGCTGCAGTCGGGCGGCACCGACACCTACTACGCCAACGGCGTGCAGCTGTGGCTCAACGAGAAGTCGCTGTACGACGGCCAGCCCATCCGTAGGGAGGGCACGCCCAACTACATGGACTACGGCCACTACA CCCAAGCCGTCTGGAAGTCCACCACCAAAGTCGGCCTGGCCCTTGCGACTGATGCAAAGGGCACGGCTTACGTGGTCGCCCGCTACTCGCCCGCTGGAAACTTGTAA
- a CDS encoding Putative tubulin has protein sequence MREIIHLQTGQCGNQIGTAFWQTIHGEHGLDQDGVFRGTDEQQSERLSVYFTEAAKQKYVPRAVLVDLEPATMDAIRSGPLGDFFRPDNMVYGQSGAGNNWAKGHYTEGAELVDQVLDVVRREAEDCDSLQGFQITHSLGGGTGSGMGTLLIAKVREEFPDRMMATFSVLPSAKVSEVVVEPYNATLSIHQLVENSDETFCIDNEALYDICRRTLKQAHPSYGHLNHLVSRVMSGLTTGFRFPGQLNADLRKLAVNLVPFPRLHFFTVGFAPLTSSASFSNLGVAELTQQMFDPKNVMLASDFRDGRFLTCSTMFRGKVSMKQVEDQIHAIKTKNSANFVEWIPNNIQTAHCSVPPKGLDVSSTFIGNSTAIQNSFRRVGDQFSLMFRRKAFLHWYTGEGMDEMEFTEAESNMNDLVSEYQQYQDAGMDDDYADEEYGEEAPAEEE, from the exons ATGCGTGAGATT ATCCATCTTCAAACCGGCCAATGT GGCAACCAAATCGGCACAGCCTTCTG GCAAACCATTCATGGCGAGCATGGCTTGGATCAAGATGGAGT CTTCCGCGGCACCGATGAGCAGCAATCCGAGAGACTGAGCGTCTACTTCACCGAG GCTGCGAAACAAAAGTACGTCCCCCGTGCCGTCCTGGTCGATCTCGAGCCCGCGACCATGGACGCCATCCGTTCCGGTCCGCTCGGCGACTTCTTCCGCCCGGACAACATGGTCTACGGCCAatccggcgccggcaacaaCTGGGCCAAGGGCCACTAcaccgagggcgccgagctggtcgaccaggtcctcgacgtcgtgcgtcgcgaggccgaggactgCGACAGTCTGCAGGGCTTCCAGATCACCCActcgctcggcggcggcaccggctcCGGCATGGGCACCCTCCTCATCGCAAAGGTCCGCGAGGAGTTCCCCGACCGCATGATGGCCACCTTCTCCGTCCTGCCCTCCGCCAAGGTCTctgaggtcgtcgtcgagcccTACAACGCCACCCTGTCCATCCAccagctcgtcgagaacTCGGACGAGACCTtctgcatcgacaacgagGCCCTGTACGACATCTGCCGCCGCACCCTGAAGCAGGCCCACCCGTCCTACGGCCACCTCAACCACCTGGTGTCCAGGGTCATGTCCGGCCTGACCACGGGCTTCCGTTTCCCCGGCCAGCTGAACGCCGACCTACGCAAGCTGGCCGTCAACCTCGTGCCCTTCCCGAGACTGCACTTCTTCACCGTCGGCTTCGCGCCCCtcacctcgtccgcctccttctcgaacctcggcgtcgccgagctcaCCCAGCAGATGTTCGACCCCAAGAACGTCATGCTGGCCTCCGACTTCCGCGACGGCCGCTTCCTGACCTGTTCCACCATGTT CCGCGGAAAAGTGTCAATGAAGCAGGTCGAAGACCAGATCCACGCCATCAAGACCAAGAACTCGGCCAACTTTGTCGAATGGATCCCCAACAACATCCAGACGGCCCACTGCTCCGTGCCGCCCAAGGGCTTGGACGTCTCGTCCACCTTCATCGGCAACTCCACCGCCATCCAGAACAGCTTCCGCAGGGTGGGCGACCAGTTCAGCCTCATGTTCCGCAGGAAGGCCTTCCTGCATTGGTACACCGGCGAGGGcatggacgagatggagttcaccgaggccgagtccAACATGAACGACCTCGTGTCCGAGTACCAGCAGTACCAGGATGCCGGTATGGACGACGActacgccgacgaggagtaCGGCGAAGAGGCtcccgccgaggaggaatGA
- a CDS encoding Putative TRAM1-like protein — protein sequence MSDSNITHVAPAPVVLKRSRAAKTKAQAIEGTRVTKLTQWLFHNQIGLAFYAIAPLLIANTFIPGSRPYTSKFFTLSYHNPATNKYGAGHDDLCFVASCVMLCIGIRAALMRHVLAPLGRHLGISKTKDITRFSEQGWMLAYYSVFWPLGMYLYCKSPYYLDMKELWTDWPKRELDGWMKMYILTQWAYWAQQVVSVNIEVRRKDYWETIVHHAITNSLIAACYAYHQTRVGHLILVLMDVIELILPLAKCLKYVGFTTLCDVVFGVFLFVWIWTRHVFYLMACWSVYYDLPRSLKQPCFRGATEHIEGPFPAPEEGWSHLLEPFRDPQGTVCMTDGITKGFLTFLLALEVVICTWSFFIVRVTVRVLKGAPAEDVRSEDEAEEEKEDDERKEEQVEYEMVEALCVEEDVGVESIDLKAWERRNARRDAGSRARGARVHSQSDRKDLLNRIGCEKQIE from the exons ATGAGCGATTCCAACATCACGCATGTGGCACCAGCGCCTGTGGTATTAAAACGGTCCAGAGCCGCGAAAACCAAAGCTCAAGCGATCGAGGGTACCCGAGTGACGAAGCTGACTCAATGGCTGTTCCATAACCAGATTG GGCTCGCCTTCTATGCCATCGCTCCTCTGCTCATCGCAAACACCTTCATTCCGGGTTCGCGCCCCTACACATCCAAATTCTTCACGCTCTCGTATCACAACCCGGCCACGAACAAGTACGGGGCGGGCCACGATGACCTCTGCTTCGTCGCATCTTGCGTGATGCTGTGCATCGGCATTCGCGCGGCCTTGATGCGACACGTCCTCGCACCCCTCGGCAGGCATCTGGGAATTTCCAAGACGAAGGACATCACTCGGTTCTCGGAACAAGGCTGGATGCTGGCTTATTACAGCGTTTTTTGGCCGCTTGGAATG TATCTCTATTGCAAGTCGCCGTACTACCTCGACATGAAGGAGCTCTGGACCGACTGGCCCAAGAGGGAGCTTGATGGGTGGATGAAGATGTACATCCTGACGCAGTGGGCCTACTGGGCCCAGCAGGTCGTTTCCGTCAACATCGAGGTTCGCCGCAAAGACTACTGGGAGACGATTGTCCATCACGCCATTACCAACTCCCTCATTGCCGCATGCTACGCCTACCACCAGACCCGGGTCGGCCACCTGATCTTGGTGCTCATGGACGTCATCGAGTTGATCTTACCG CTGGCCAAGTGTCTCAAGTATGTCGGCTTCACGACCCTGTGCGACGTCGTGTTCGGCGTGTTCCTCTTCGTGTGGATCTGGACGCGGCACGTCTTCTACCTGATGGCCTGCTGGAGCGTCTACTACGACCTGCCTCGgagcctgaagcagccgtgCTTCCGAGGCGCCACCGAGCACATTGAAGGCCCCTTTCCGGCGCCCGAAGAAGGCTGGTCGCATCTCCTCGAGCCGTTTAGGGATCCCCAGGGCACGGTATGCATGACGGACGGGATCACCAAGGGCTTCTTGACCTTTCTGCTTGCTCTCGAGGTTGTCATCTGCACGTGGtccttcttcatcgtccGGGTGACGGTCCGGGTGCTCAAGGGAGCGCCGGCAGAAGATGTCAGaagcgaagacgaggccgaggaagagaaggaggacgacgaaaggaaggaggagcaggtcgagTACGAGATGGTAGAGGCTCTGTGTGTAGAGGAAGACGTCGGCGTGGAGTCCATTGACTTGAAGGCCTGGGAGCGCCGCAACGCCAGGAGGGACGCCGGTTCGAGGGCGAGAGGCGCCCGGGTTCACAGCCAGAGTGACCGGAAAGATCTGCTCAACAGAATCGGTTGCGAGAAGCAGATCGAGTAA
- a CDS encoding Putative zn(2)Cys(6) fungal-type DNA-binding domain, fungal transcription factor produces MSGASERTSLKDEVAAVENGRSQPGMSSTSRGTRIGHKKSRNGCQQCKKRRVKCDESRPCRNCVRHNVKCSLVLTPFPAPLPAVGESPKPAFEAANTATPGSIREASTTSRPESRPEGPSPQVSSLKDKVAAIQGLLSEFSAEVDALNHGSRDSFSGSTHGSVQGESRDAHSFSKADWLVDMQLIHHFTSNTAHTLSENPDFVHLWTTTVPQIAFSNDFLLHGILAISAIHMAHCNPEKREKYATISARHQNIALSQFSPGLTEIGENNADAYVLHAICIFLVNTYSIANPQGPITSRDVAQSFILLQGIRSILALPFAHRYIFNGPLARWLYQGSVEPAVRGNYSSKIDDLLNLTRSMAPSDDTVTCQSALEGLKQTFAAVSTPQHRKGLVWRWAVSLPQSFLELMSQNHPMALVILMYYAALVHAFERNMWYLTGWGSNVASALDKAIQEPWREWIQWPLRCIREGVDIRQIEPLKPVEGNPRTQLPTINFNLGLFKPSEPPP; encoded by the exons ATGAGTGGCGCGTCCGAGAGGACCTCGCTCAAGGACGAGGTGGCCGCCGTAGAGAACGGCCGCAGTCAACCGGGGATGAGTTCGACGTCGCGCGGCACTCGTATCGGCCACAAGAAGTCGCGGAATGGATGTCAGCAGTGCAAGAAACGACGTGTCAAG TGCGATGAGAGCCGACCATGTCGCAACTGCGTGCGGCACAATGTCAAGTGCAGTCTCGTCCTGACGCCCTTTCCAGcaccgctgccggccgtaGGTGAATCGCCCAAGCCGGCTTTCGAGGCCGCCAACACGGCGACTCCGGGCAGTATTAGGGAGGCTTCGACGACCAGCCGTCCTGAAAGTCGGCCCGAGGGACCCTCGCCACAGGTCTCGTCGTTGAAGGACaaggtcgccgccatccaggGCTTGCTGTCCGAGTTCTCGGCCGAAGTGGACGCTCTGAATCACGGCAGCCGCGATAGCTTCAGCGGCTCAACTCATGGCTCGGTCCAGGGCGAGTCCCGAGACGCTCACAGCTTCTCAAAGGCCGACTGGTTGGTCGACATGCAACTCATCCACCACTTCACCTCCAACACGGCACACACTCTCTCCGAAAACCCAGACTTTGTCCATCTCTGGACGACAACGGTACCGCAAATCGCTTTTTCCAAC gacttcctcctccacggcATCTTGGCCATATCGGCCATCCACATGGCTCACTGCAACCCcgaaaagagggaaaagtaCGCTACCATATCTGCTCGCCACCAAAACATCGCCCTTAGCCAGTTCTCCCCTGGCTTGACCGAGATCGGCGAAAACAACGCCGATGCATACGTCCTGCACGCAATATGCATCTTTCTTGTCAACACTTACTCCATCGCCAATCCCCAAGGCCCAATCACCTCCAGGGACGTTGCTCAGTCTTTCATTCTGCTGCAGG GGATCAGGAGCATCCTCGCTCTTCCCTTTGCCCACCGATACATATTCAACGGGCCACTGGCCCGTTGGCTTTACCAAGGCAGCGTAGAGCCCGCGGTAAGGGGCAACTACTCTTCCAAgatcgacgacctcctcaaCCTCACACGCAGCATGGCGCCCTCGGACGATACCGTGACCTGCCAATcggccctcgagggcctcaagCAAACattcgccgccgtctccacGCCCCAACACAGGAAAGGTCTTGTCTGGCGATGGGCTGTGTCTCTGCCCCAATCCTTCCTCGAGCTCATGAGCCAGAACCACCCGATGGCCCTTGTGATTCTCATGTACTACGCGGCGCTGGTCCATGCCTTCGAGCGGAACATGTGGTACCTCACCGGCTGGGGCTCCAAtgtggcctcggccttggaTAAGGCCATCCAGGAGCCGTGGAGGGAGTGGATTCAATGGCCCTTGAGGTGCATTCGTGAGGGTGTCGATATCCGGCAGATCGAACCGCTCAAGCCAGTCGAGGGCAATCCTAGGACCCAGCTCCCCACCATCAACTTTAACCTGGGCCTTTTCAAGCCAAGCGAGCCGCCTCCGTGA